Within the Staphylococcus argenteus genome, the region CTTCAAAATTAATTGTAGATACTCCATTAATCGAATCGTTATTCGTTAAAAACTTCTTATAATTATCTTTATTTTGCGATTGATCTCCAGAAAGCGCAATCGGAATTAAATAATTGGTCTTATAATTACCAATAAAATCAATTACAGTAACATACTCTTTATTTGCACTTTTTCTTAACCCTCTACCAAGTTGCTGAATGAATATAATACTAGACTCAGTTGGTCTCAGCATTACAACTTGATTGACTTCTGGAATATCAATACCTTCGTTAAATAGATCTACAGTTATAATATAGTTAATCTTACCTTCTCTTAATTTTTCTATTACAATTTGGCGATAATTAACACTATCGTCTCCTGTTAAAGCGACACTTTTAATCCCTTTTGAACTTAGTTTATCCGCTAAATCATAAGCTTCTTTTTTGCTACTTACAAAAATTAATCCTTGTAAAATTTCACCTGAATATCCATAGTAATCTGTCTTTTGAATAATATAATCAACTCTTTCATCAGAAGTTAAATATCTCAGTTTAGTTACATCATCTTCTTTAATACCTTGATGTACATAATCAGTCACACCAAAATAATGAAATGGACATAAAATATCACTTTCTAATGCTGCTTGTAACCTTATTTCATAAGCAATATTATAATCAAACATTTCAAATATACTTAATTCATCTGATCTTTCTGGTGTTGCAGTCATTCCCAGCATGAACTTAGGCTTGAAGTAATTAAATACTCGTTGATAAGTAGATGCAGCAGAACGATGTGCTTCATCAAAAACAATATAATCAAATTCTTTTTCATCAAATTGCTTAAAATTATCATCTCTAGATAATGTTTGAATGGTTGCAAATAAATATTTGGCATCGACATCTCTATGTTTTCCTGTCAATAATCCAAAATCACTATCATTTTTTATTGGTAATACTTTTTTAAATTCTTCCTTAGCTCTATTTAAAATCCCCTCATTATGAACAATAAATAAAAATTTATTAGGGTTTACTTCTCTAACATCTAATGCACATAAAATCGTTTTACCTGTACCAGTTGCAGATATTATTAACGCCTTATCTTTGGCTTTATCCCTAATAGCTTTTAATGACCTTAATGCTTCTCCTTGCATTAAATTCGGTACAATTTCCACTGATTTTTTTACCTTATCAGCTAGCAGCATTTGAGTTTGTTCAACCTCCGCCAATTTTTCTAAGGAGCGGTACTCAAATGATTCTTTATATGAATTAACCCATTGCTGAGTCAGTGGGGTACTCTTTTGCCATAACAATTCAAATTCATTTTTTACACTATCAACTAGATCGCCATTTTTCATAGTAGACAGTAAAACATTATGCTCATAATTAACCTTTAACGCATTAGATGTTAAATTAGAGCTTCCTATTACCATAGAACTATAATCCTTATGTTCAAAAATATATCCTTTGGCATGGAATCCAGCAATATCAGTTAATCTTACCTCTACATTTTTTAATTTAAGTAATTCTCCATACATTTTAGGACTATTAAATCCTAAGTAATTAGATGTTAATATTTTCCCTTTAACACCCTTATTGCTTAAATCTAATAGTTGAGCCTTTAAGCTGGCTAACCCGCTTTCTGTTATAAAAGCCACAGAAAAATAGAACGTTTCACATTTTTGAAGTTCATCTATAATTGTTGAAAGAACTTTTTCATTTTTATTATTTACTAAAAGCTTCGGTGTATAATTCCCTTTATGAGAAAAATTTTTGTCTATAAACCCTTTATGTAAAGATTGGTTGAAATCATTTAGTAATCTACTCATATTATCCCTCAGTCATAATTTTATTAACGGCTGGTATATCCGCTGGGGCCCAATTTAATTTATCAAGTTCGTTTATTGACAACCATTCAATACTCTTATGTTCAGTTAGAGTTGGTAACTCCTTGTTCAAATTACATTTGTATGTTGTTAACTTAACAATGCCAAAATCATATTCATGTTCTGTAGTTATAACTTTGTCACCAACAATTAGATCACATTTCATTTCTTCTCTAATTTCTCTAATCAAAGCCTCTTTTTCAGTTTCATTCTTTTCAATCTTACCGCCAGGAAATTCCCACATTAAAGGCAGACTCATTTCTTCACTTCTCTGTGCACAAAGTATTTTGTTATCAGAAAAAATAATAGCTCCTACTACATTGATTACTTTTTTCATAAGACTCACCCTTCAAATTAAAATCATCTTAATTGTTATTCTATCAAAAATTACAAAACTATATATAAAGCAATATTAAAAATTAATATTTTACATTCACATGCACAATCTACTCCATGCATTTTCATACATATCTATTATATAATACTTGTGAAAAGTATTGTCTTGGGGCTGTGTTTTTTACTTTTGGGGCGTATTTCTTTATAATTCATTACATAAATGTAAGGGCTTTATTTTTCATGTTTTATTAAGTCTAACTGAGATTTTGAAAGGATGTTTAGCAACAATGGATAAAGAATTATGGATAGAAAGAGCTAATGATAGTTTAGTTAAACATTTTTATGAGCAGCAATCTGATATTGAACAGCGAGAAGGTTTTGAAAGTAAATTAACGTTTGGTACTGCGGGTATACGCGGAAAATTCGGTCTTGGTGAAGGTCGACTTAATAAGTTTACTATTGAAAAATTGGCATTAGGTTTAGCGCGTTATTTAAATGCCCAAACAAACAATCCAACAATAGTCATTCATTATGATATTAGACATCTTTCAACTGAATTCGCCCAAATTATTTCTAATGTACTAGCAAACTATCAAATAACAGTTTATTTACCTGATACATATAAAACGACACCGGAATTATCGTTCGCGGTGCGCAATCTTAATACTACTGCTGGCATTATGATTACAGCAAGTCATAATCCGAAAGACTATAACGGTATTAAAGTATATGGTTCTGATGGTGCACAACTATCGACTGATGCATCTGAACTTGTAAGTCGCTATATTGAAGACGTTGGTGATCCATTACAGATTGATATATCTTTTTCAAAACAAAATTCATCATACATCAAACCATTACCTAAATCTGTAACAGAAAATTACATTAAACATGTTCAAAATATGATTGGTTATATTCCTAAATCTGATTTACAAGTTGTGTTCACTAGTTTACATGGTACGAGTGTTCCAATTGTACCTGAGTTATTAAAGTCATTGAATTTCAACCAATTTGATCTTGTTGAAGCACAATGTAAACCTGATCCAAATTTTAGCTCAGTTCAAAGTGCTAATCCTGAAGACCATCGCGCTTTTGATCAAGCAGTCGAACTTGCAAATAAAAAAGATGCTGATTTATTAATATGTACTGATCCTGATGCAGATCGCCTTGGCATTGCTGAGCGTGATGCCCATGGTCAAATTACATATTTTAATGGTAACCAAATTGGTGCGCTGTTACTTAATTATCGTATTCAACAAACGTCTCAATTACGTCATCGTTTGATGATTCAATCAATTGTAAGTAGTGAGTTAACAAAGTCATTAGCACGCTATAATAATGTTGAATACAAAGAAGTGCTGACGGGCTTTAAATTTATTGCTCAGGAAATAAGGCAGCTCGATGATTATCAAAATATGATTTTCGCATTTGAAGAGAGTTATGGTTTTCTATCGGAGCCTTTTGTACGTGATAAAGATGCCGTGCAAATTGTGCCACTCATTATAAAATATGCTTCTGAGTTAAAATTATATGGCAAAACATTGAAAGATGAATTAGAACTGATATATCAAACGGTTGGCAGACATGAAGACACTTTATTCTCACATACCCTAGAAGGATTAGAAGGTAAGAAAAAAATTGAATCGATTATGACACATTTCCGTTCAAATCCACCGCAAGAGATTCAAGGACTGAAAGTGAAAGCAATTGAAGATTATTTAACTAGTGAGGTTTATCATTTGGATGATGATATAACATCGCAGATTAATTCTCCTAAATCAAATGTTATTCGTGTCTTATTTGACGAAGGATTTATCGCTTTACGTCCTTCTGGTACTGAACCTAAAATAAAATTATATGTATCATTAAAATGTCCTAATTTTGATGATGTTGCTCAAAAAATAAACGCTATGATATTTAACCAATAAAAAATTTTTTGGGGACGAAATATTACATTTCGCCTTATAGTAATCAGCCCTTTCGAAACTTGAATCCTTATGGTTCCGCTTTTTGAAGGGGCTGATTTGTAATAAAATTTCAAAAGTATATTAGAAAATTAATTTTCATGTATTTTTCATTTTAAGCGGTAATAATATAATAATTAATACCGCGACCTATTTAATTGTTTTCGCGATGAAAAAGGTTTAGAATTACAAAAATAACTATTTTAAATTTAGTTACAAATATATTTTAGAAAGGATGTGAAATAATGAAAGGCTCTAAACAAATACTTTTGATTATGGGCATTATTTCTTTAATTGTCTTATTTATCTTCACTTTATTTATTATGGCGCAACTAGCCAAACATTACGAACATAAATCCGATAGTTCCGATGCGCATACTTTTAACTCATCAATCATTGTTAAACACGATACAATGTCGAAATTGTCACAAAATATAAGTGCTCCAATTCAAAATATTACTTCTAGTCATGACATTCATTCCGTTCATTTCATGGCAAATAATCAAAACTTTCTTTTATAAACCCATTCCTTTAACTAATCATTTATAAAACGTACTGTTTTTTACAGCCATACATATATTAATTAGAAAATCCATTGATAAAAGACAGTACATTACTATCTATCTGGAAGGTGCAACTATGAACGTTAACATCGTATTTACAATAGTATTCTGTATTAGTATGGTTATATTTGGTATTTATGTTGCTTTTACTAAAAATTTCACTTTAATTTCTTTTATAAATCAAACGACCATTGCAGATAAACACAAACCTGAAATCGCATATATATTTGCATTATGCATCAGTTTGAGTGCAATCTTTTTAATGCTTACAGTCCTAAGTTTTGAATATGATTGTATTGCATTGGCATTCGTATTTTTAACGATAGCATTATTCTATGTTTGCTTTTATAAAATCACAAAATATCCATAAATTTTTATATTAAAGGGTGAGTGTTTTTTTCGGTATGCAGTCAGATGTCAATTAATCGCCAAAAAAATACAACCTTGTACGGATACAAAGTTGCATTAATATAGAATCATTTATGCTTTTTAATATCACAAAATAAATTGATTAAACTAGCTAAAATAGTCAAAATTGAAATCAAGATTACATAAATATCATGACCTCTAGATATTAGTATACATAATATAATTAGCGACCCTATTATAATTGCTAAATTATAAGCCAAACTAATTTTATATTTCATTTCAATTCCCACCTTAATAGCATTTATTAAAATTCTATAATGTTTACATAGACTTCTTAACAAACTTTAACCCAGCTAAGATAAGCATTGAAATAATTGCACCACCTGATATAAATATATTACTTAAGCTTAGTAATGGTATAATTAAACTTATCAGTCCTAAAGACAATGTATCCGCTGCATAATTCGATGTAGATGAGATACTAAATACTTTCCCCATCAAATGATTTGGCGTCTTTATTTGAATGGCAACTGATCTTGTTAGTCCCTCTATAGATTGTCCAAGTCCCACTAATGTTGCACCTATATATAATATCGCCACACTTGGAAACACATTAATAATCGATAAGCCAATTCCCCAAACTAAAACACCAATACTAAATTTAAAGATTAATCGTTTTTCTGGCAGCAAACCCATAATCAATGACATTAGTAAAGACGCAATACCTAAACATGATGTAGCTAGTCCATATACACCAACGCCCTCTTTTAATATATTGGAAATAAACAATGGTAATGCAACACGCCAAAGACCTGTATTAATCAATATGCAGGCAAATTGAATGATAATGATAAATGGAATTTCTTTAGATTGTTTCAAGAATTCCCAAGTTTCAGAAAAATCTTCTTTTGAGTGTCTATCAATCATGTTGTTATTTGTATATTTTAAAAGTGCATTAAAAATAAATCCTAAAAATAGCAATATACTGCAAATAAAAAAGATGCCAACATTACCAACTAGTATTACAATGACACCAATTAAAGCAGGTAAAATAATATTTGAGCCTCTTTGCAAACTATCGATTAACGCATTACTTGTTGCTAAATGCTCCTCATCAACAATTTCAGGAAGAATTGCCCTAAACGCAGGATCCGTATAGCAGTTAATAATGGTAATAACTGTAGATATGGTTAGAAGCGTCAGATAATTTAAATTTGACGTTATTGCTAGTATAGGAATAATTATAATAATCAAACTTAGTATAAGATCAGATAGATAAAGTATTTTCTTTTTATTGTGTTTATCAGAAAATGAACCACCGAAAATACCAAATATAATAAATGGAAGTGTTTGACTCATAACCATCATTGATAATTTCAAAGATGCTTGGTTTGTCAATTCAACAGTAAACCAAATTAT harbors:
- a CDS encoding (deoxy)nucleoside triphosphate pyrophosphohydrolase, with product MKKVINVVGAIIFSDNKILCAQRSEEMSLPLMWEFPGGKIEKNETEKEALIREIREEMKCDLIVGDKVITTEHEYDFGIVKLTTYKCNLNKELPTLTEHKSIEWLSINELDKLNWAPADIPAVNKIMTEG
- a CDS encoding DEAD/DEAH box helicase; amino-acid sequence: MSRLLNDFNQSLHKGFIDKNFSHKGNYTPKLLVNNKNEKVLSTIIDELQKCETFYFSVAFITESGLASLKAQLLDLSNKGVKGKILTSNYLGFNSPKMYGELLKLKNVEVRLTDIAGFHAKGYIFEHKDYSSMVIGSSNLTSNALKVNYEHNVLLSTMKNGDLVDSVKNEFELLWQKSTPLTQQWVNSYKESFEYRSLEKLAEVEQTQMLLADKVKKSVEIVPNLMQGEALRSLKAIRDKAKDKALIISATGTGKTILCALDVREVNPNKFLFIVHNEGILNRAKEEFKKVLPIKNDSDFGLLTGKHRDVDAKYLFATIQTLSRDDNFKQFDEKEFDYIVFDEAHRSAASTYQRVFNYFKPKFMLGMTATPERSDELSIFEMFDYNIAYEIRLQAALESDILCPFHYFGVTDYVHQGIKEDDVTKLRYLTSDERVDYIIQKTDYYGYSGEILQGLIFVSSKKEAYDLADKLSSKGIKSVALTGDDSVNYRQIVIEKLREGKINYIITVDLFNEGIDIPEVNQVVMLRPTESSIIFIQQLGRGLRKSANKEYVTVIDFIGNYKTNYLIPIALSGDQSQNKDNYKKFLTNNDSINGVSTINFEEVAKKQIYNSLDAVSLNQNKLLLKAYEEVENRLGHMPLLMDFIQQHSIDPSVIFSKFSNYYEFLVWYKKIDALLTENESKNLVFFSRQIAPGLKRIDSLVLEELLKNELTYDELKNKMLNEVKDITEDDIETSLRILDFSFYNAGIEKIYGSPIIERNERMIRLSDAFTIALSNQTFKIFLEDLIELSKYNNEKYQKGKNGLILYNKYSREDFSKIFNWNKNGSSVIMGYMIKSQEMPIFIIYDKHEDISDSTKYEDEFLSQDELKWFTKSNRTLKTKEVQKILSHRAKGIKMYIFVQKKDDDGIYFYYLGTAGYIEGSEKQDKMPNGSNVVTMDLALDKAVRDDIYRYLTN
- a CDS encoding MFS transporter, producing MLYLEVLKNRNFTYLLIGNFLRRSCFVLFSLQIIWFTVELTNQASLKLSMMVMSQTLPFIIFGIFGGSFSDKHNKKKILYLSDLILSLIIIIIPILAITSNLNYLTLLTISTVITIINCYTDPAFRAILPEIVDEEHLATSNALIDSLQRGSNIILPALIGVIVILVGNVGIFFICSILLFLGFIFNALLKYTNNNMIDRHSKEDFSETWEFLKQSKEIPFIIIIQFACILINTGLWRVALPLFISNILKEGVGVYGLATSCLGIASLLMSLIMGLLPEKRLIFKFSIGVLVWGIGLSIINVFPSVAILYIGATLVGLGQSIEGLTRSVAIQIKTPNHLMGKVFSISSTSNYAADTLSLGLISLIIPLLSLSNIFISGGAIISMLILAGLKFVKKSM